A window of Pullulanibacillus sp. KACC 23026 genomic DNA:
ATAACGGTCCATTGACCGAAGAGGCCTACTCAATGTTCATTCGACACTCTTTACTCAGGGATGGATTCATAATGGATTCTGAGCGGTTTTCACCAGCCACCGCCTCTCTAGTAACAGAACCTTATTACTACTAGTTCCCATCATCGCTTTTAAACGTATTAGTTAAAAAGTAATTTACAGGATTTTATTAAAAAAATCAAGCTTGTCTACCAGATCAATGTTCTTATATTATGCGACTTATGCCTTTTGTTGTTCAACCATGTTCACAAAATACTGATGCATCCGATAATCATCTGTTAATTCAGGGTGAAAAGCAGCTGTTAAATAGTTCCCTTGGCGCGCTGCTACAATCTTATCCTCGTATTTAGCCAACACTTGAACATCAGAACCAACACTTAAGATATAAGGAGCGCGAATAAAGACGCCCACAAAATCATCCGCTACATCTTCAACCTTTAATTCCGCTTCAAAGCTTTGAACTTGTCTACCAAAGGCATTTCGGCGCACATCAATATCCATTAAAGCAAGATGGGGACCTTTTTGACCTTCAATTCGAGCAGCCATTAGGATCAGACCTGCACAAGTTCCAAAAATTGGGTTTTTCTTTGCAAAGTCTTTAACCGTTTCGAACAAGTTATATTGATCCATTAACTTCCTCATGGTCGTGCTCTCACCACCAGGAATAACAAGACCATCTAAGCCTTCAAGTTGATTGTCACGCTTTACAATAACTGTTTCTGCACCAGATGCTTCAAGAGCTCTAACATGTTCACGAACCGCTCCCTGTAAGCCTAAAACACCAATTTTAACAGACATCTTTAATCATCCTTCTTTATACGGGTCACCTATTTCATTAGGCTTGAACAATTTTTCCAAATCCTAATTGGATATCTCTTGAGCTTACTTATTAGTGGCTTCGATCCTGCATGCGATCGCTTGGCGCTAATGTTGACATTTCAAGCCCCTTCATAGGTGTTCCAATCCCTTTTGAAAGCTCTGCAATTAAAGCATAGTCTTCATAATGAGTCGTTGCTTCTACAATGGACTTAGCGAATTTCGCTGGGTTATCTGATTTGAAAATACCAGATCCAACAAACACACCATCAGCACCTAATGCCATCATGAGAGCAGCATCAGCAGGTGTTGCGACACCGCCCGCTGCAAAGTTAACGACTGGAAGACGACCCGCTTCACGAATTTGAAGTAAGATTTCATAAGGGGATCCCGTTTCCTTAGCAAATACCATGAGCTCATCTAATGACATTGTCACAACTTTACGGACTTCGGCATTAACCATGCGAAGATGGCGAACAGCTTCCACAATATTTCCTGTTCCTGGTTCACCTTTAGTCCGAAGCATAGAAGCCCCTTCCCCAATTCGGCGTGCTGCTTCACCAAGGTTGCGGCAACCGCAAACAAAAGGGACAGTGTATGATTTTTTATCTAAATGATAAACATCATCAGCCGGTGTTAGCACTTCACTCTCATCGATATAATCGACACCCATAGCCTCAAGGACACGTGCTTCAACAATATGACCAATACGAGCTTTGGCCATAACTGGAATAGAAACAGCATTCATAACTTCCTCAACGATGCGCGGGTCTGCCATACGGGCTACGCCGCCTGCTGCTCGAATATCGGATGGTACGCGTTCAAGTGCCATGACGGCAACAGCGCCTGCTTCCTCCGCAATTTTTGCTTGTTCAGCATTAACAACGTCCATAATGACGCCGCCTTTTTGCATTTCTGCCATTCCACGTTTAACACGATCTGTACCGACTTGTGCCATTTATTCGTCCTCCTCAAAAACAATCCCTTTTTATGATTGTTTAACTATTATTTTTTAGCATTAAACGGTCCCTAGATAGTTCATTCTCTGACTATTAAGGATTTATCCATATCTTATAATAACCCAAAAGCCTGAAAACGACTAGGAAACTGATAGTTTTTAACTAAAATTTCACTATAAAATCGTTTACATGGTTTTTACCAAATAACATCCCTAATAGATTTCTTAAAAGGAGTTCAAAATAACTTAATTTGGATCAAGAAAAGAAAGTATAGGGAAAAACTCCTCTAATTAAAGAAGAGGAGTTTTAAAGGCTCTATTATTTACCGTGGTGAAAAAGCCCGTTCACAAGGCCGCCAATATTACGGAATAAGAGAACTATCCAATTGGCTTTATCAACGGATGATGTTGTCACGACATTAATCTGAGGGGCATGTCCAATAATATAACCATAATTATCATTACCCGTGTTTTCAACCGTTGCGTATCCAACCTTTTGGCCCTTTTTAACTGGAGCAATCAAATTCCCGTTTTTATCCAATAGAGATTTATTAAGATGTAACACAAGCTTGTAATTATTCTTTTCACCATTTGCTAAAGGCAAAGTTACGTCATTACTTAAAGCTATATTAACACTGCTCTGTTTTCCTTTTGTTACAGGTAACGTTTTTTTATTTTTAAACGTATAACCTTTTTTGGCTATTGTTTGATTCGATATCTGTTTAAATCCATAATCATAAAGCTGTTTCGTTTGAAGGAATCGATCTCCTTCGCTTTTGGTTCCCATAACAACTGAGATAAATCGTCTATCCCCTTGTTGGACAGTCCCAGTAAAACAATAGCCTGCCAGACTCGTAAAGCCTGTCTTAAAGCCATCCACCCCAGGGTATTCATATTTCTTCATATCTGGACCCAGTTGGCTAAAGCTTGGTAACATCCAGTTTGTATTTGTTATAGTTTGTGTTGTATCTTTATCAATTTTAAACTTATATTGAGCCATACTGGTGATCTGATTAATATCTGACATTAAATTGGGAGGAAAATCATTCATAATATGATAAGCCAAAATAGCTAAATCTCTTGCTGAAGTTTTGTCTATGCCATTTTCTCCGCCTTGTGCAAGCGCACTGCTTCCTAAGTCATGATAAATATCCACATTATCAAGCCCAGAGGCGTTAACATAAGTTGTTTCCGTCATTCCTAAGGATTTAGCTGTCTTATTCATCAAAGTAACAAAATTACTTTCATTTCCTGAAATTAAATTGGCAAAAGCCACAGCAGCTGCGTTAGAAGATGGAATTAATAATGCTTTTAACATCTCATCAACTGTGTAAGGATAACTTGTGCTCAAAGGAACACCAGAAAAATTAGTATCACGTGAAATATCCTGTACCTTACTGTCAACAGGAACAGTCGTGCTTAATTTAATCTTTCCTTTGTCTAGCTCTTTTAAGACAAGATACTCTGTCATTAATTTGGTCATACTCGCTGGTGGTAACGATTTATCCGCATTCTTTGCATATAAAATTTTACCTGTTTTGGCATCCACTAAAATTGCTGACTTCGCACCTAAATTAAAAGGTAATGGGGTTGCCGCCTGAGCAGGTTTTGTAAGCATTACTGTACTTCCAAAAAACATTACAATTACAATGTAAACCACAAGGGATTTTAGATACTTTAGTTTTTTTAGTTTTGTTTGATCGCTCATTTTTTTCTTAGTCCTTTCTTCCTTTCTCGGTGGAATTACATGCGTTATTGTAACATAGACAGTTTCAAAAAAATAGACAGGGTTTCCCCTGTCATATAATGACACGCTGTTCATTTTAAACTTGAGCAAAAACGCTCAAGGCTTTGACAGCCGTGACTTTAGGGTCCTTTCCTTCTCTCATTTGAGCGATGAGAAAGACCTTGTCCGTCACAAAATAGTAACGAATTTGTTTTTATTTTGAATAGTTTGGTGCTTCTTTTGTAATTTGAACATCATGAGGATGGCTCTCGATCAAGCCCGCATTCGTGATGCGCGTGAACATAGCCTTTTCTCGCAAATCTTGAACGGTTGCAGTTCCGCAATAACCCATTCCAGCCCGCAATCCGCCTACTAGCTGATGAATCGTATCTGCTAGTCCACCTTTATAAGCCACACGTCCCTCAATTCCCTCAGGAACAAGTTTCTTTTGATCCTCTTGGAAATAACGGTCTTTACTGCCTTTTTCCATAGCGCCAAGGGAACCCATGCCACGATAGACCTTATACTGTCTTCCTTGGAAAATTTCCTTTTCCCCAGGACTTTCTTCAACACCGGCAAGAATGCTTCCTAGCATGACCGCATGACCGCCCGCTGCCAATGCTTTTACTATGTCACCTGAAAATTTAATCCCGCCATCGGCAATAATAGAAATACCGTGTTTATTCGCTTCCGTTGCACAATCATAAATAGCGGTTATCTGAGGAACACCTACACCTGCTACAACACGAGTTGTGCAGATAGATCCTGGCCCAATTCCAACCTTTACGATATCAACGCCTGCTTCAATGAGGGCACGAGTTCCTTCAGCCGTTGCGACATTTCCCGCAATGATATTAAGACCTGGGAAGGCTTTTCGAATGGCCGCTAATTGATCTAAGACGCCCTTTGAATGCCCATGAGCCGTATCAATCACAATGGCATCGACACCCGCTTCAATGAGCTTCTCAATCCGTGTAAAGGCATCATTAGTCACTCCAACAGCAGCGGCAACTAGCAAACGTCCGTGTGCATCTTTTGCAGCATTAGGGAATTCAATAACTTTCTCAATGTCTTTAATCGTGATAAGACCTTTAAGGACACCGTTATCATCCACTAATGGGAGCTTTTCAATCTTATGCTTTTCTAAAATACTTTGAGCTTGTTCAAGAGTAGTTCCGACTGGTGCTGTAATCAGGTTCTCTTTTGTCATGACGTCTGAGATAGGGATGGAATAATCTTGAATGAAACGGAGGTCACGGTTAGTAATAATGCCAACTAAATGCTGGTCTTGGTCCACAATAGGGACACCTGAGATACGGTATTTCCCCATTAAATGTTCCGCATCAACCACTTGACTATCGGGGGTTAAAAAGAAGGGATTTGTTATAACGCCGCTTTCTGAGCGCTTGACTCGGTCAACATGCTCGGCTTGTTCTTCAATCGACATGTTCTTATGAATGACACCTAAACCGCCTTGTCGCGCCATAGCAATGGCCATTTCAGCCTCTGTCACTGTATCCATTCCCGCACTGATGATTGGGATATTGAGCTGAAGCGTTTCGGTAAGCTTCGTTCTAACAGAGACATCTTTCGGTAATACTTCTGACTTAGCAGGAATTAAAAGCACATCATCAAAGGTTAAGGACTCTTTTTGAAACTTGTTTTCCCACATAGGATTCACCCCTTATTTTGGTTAGTTATTTCTCTATGTTAATAATCTAGGCTTGAAAATTTTATTGTTAGATTAACAATTGCAATTAAGTGTGTCAAGTTCACACCCCGAAGTTCAACTTTTCTAATAAATGAGGTGACTTTATGAATCCGGATACGATAAACGCCTATTCTTTCTTTTTGCCTTATCAATCTGCTTCCTTTTCCCAAAAATTTTTAAGACGTGTCTATGAACATCAGCAAATAGATGAGCCAAATGCCAAAAGTTACCAGAATGGCTATGCCTTTACCTATTACTTAATTCATGGCCAGCGTTTCTTTGAGCAAACCCTAATGGCCCCTTATGAGATTAAGCCTCTCCTTCTTTTCTATGGAACCGTTCAATTCTGTAAGGCTTGTTTACTAACCGTGGACCAGGATTACCCCAAGAATGCAACCGTTCTTGCTCACGGAGTTTCTACCAGGAAATTAAAGAAGCAAAATTTTGAATTTCTTCATGATACGGTTCTTATTCAAAAAAAGGGCTTATTTTCTCATATGGCATCAATGCTATTCAATCGTCCACTTTTAGAAGGGAGAAAATATCAAATGGACGAACTCTTACATTTTTTTCCTGAATTAAACTCGCTTCATATAAAAATAAGAGAAAAACCATTATGTCATTCGGTTACCCAATTGCCCGAAGGTACCTATCAGGCAAACCCGCAGTTACTGACGGATCTAGCCATGACTAAGGATCGTTTTTTCCAATACTTTGGTTCTTTTATAGATCCTATTTATAGGGATAAAAAGGAACGGTCTGAAGCTTCCATTATTCCGTTTAAATTAAAAAAAGGGGTATCCATTCAAGATGTTTTTTTACAGGATAACAAGGGAATCTGCTATCTTTCATC
This region includes:
- the pdxT gene encoding pyridoxal 5'-phosphate synthase glutaminase subunit PdxT, with the translated sequence MSVKIGVLGLQGAVREHVRALEASGAETVIVKRDNQLEGLDGLVIPGGESTTMRKLMDQYNLFETVKDFAKKNPIFGTCAGLILMAARIEGQKGPHLALMDIDVRRNAFGRQVQSFEAELKVEDVADDFVGVFIRAPYILSVGSDVQVLAKYEDKIVAARQGNYLTAAFHPELTDDYRMHQYFVNMVEQQKA
- the pdxS gene encoding pyridoxal 5'-phosphate synthase lyase subunit PdxS, with product MAQVGTDRVKRGMAEMQKGGVIMDVVNAEQAKIAEEAGAVAVMALERVPSDIRAAGGVARMADPRIVEEVMNAVSIPVMAKARIGHIVEARVLEAMGVDYIDESEVLTPADDVYHLDKKSYTVPFVCGCRNLGEAARRIGEGASMLRTKGEPGTGNIVEAVRHLRMVNAEVRKVVTMSLDELMVFAKETGSPYEILLQIREAGRLPVVNFAAGGVATPADAALMMALGADGVFVGSGIFKSDNPAKFAKSIVEATTHYEDYALIAELSKGIGTPMKGLEMSTLAPSDRMQDRSH
- a CDS encoding D-alanyl-D-alanine carboxypeptidase family protein, which produces MSDQTKLKKLKYLKSLVVYIVIVMFFGSTVMLTKPAQAATPLPFNLGAKSAILVDAKTGKILYAKNADKSLPPASMTKLMTEYLVLKELDKGKIKLSTTVPVDSKVQDISRDTNFSGVPLSTSYPYTVDEMLKALLIPSSNAAAVAFANLISGNESNFVTLMNKTAKSLGMTETTYVNASGLDNVDIYHDLGSSALAQGGENGIDKTSARDLAILAYHIMNDFPPNLMSDINQITSMAQYKFKIDKDTTQTITNTNWMLPSFSQLGPDMKKYEYPGVDGFKTGFTSLAGYCFTGTVQQGDRRFISVVMGTKSEGDRFLQTKQLYDYGFKQISNQTIAKKGYTFKNKKTLPVTKGKQSSVNIALSNDVTLPLANGEKNNYKLVLHLNKSLLDKNGNLIAPVKKGQKVGYATVENTGNDNYGYIIGHAPQINVVTTSSVDKANWIVLLFRNIGGLVNGLFHHGK
- the guaB gene encoding IMP dehydrogenase; this encodes MWENKFQKESLTFDDVLLIPAKSEVLPKDVSVRTKLTETLQLNIPIISAGMDTVTEAEMAIAMARQGGLGVIHKNMSIEEQAEHVDRVKRSESGVITNPFFLTPDSQVVDAEHLMGKYRISGVPIVDQDQHLVGIITNRDLRFIQDYSIPISDVMTKENLITAPVGTTLEQAQSILEKHKIEKLPLVDDNGVLKGLITIKDIEKVIEFPNAAKDAHGRLLVAAAVGVTNDAFTRIEKLIEAGVDAIVIDTAHGHSKGVLDQLAAIRKAFPGLNIIAGNVATAEGTRALIEAGVDIVKVGIGPGSICTTRVVAGVGVPQITAIYDCATEANKHGISIIADGGIKFSGDIVKALAAGGHAVMLGSILAGVEESPGEKEIFQGRQYKVYRGMGSLGAMEKGSKDRYFQEDQKKLVPEGIEGRVAYKGGLADTIHQLVGGLRAGMGYCGTATVQDLREKAMFTRITNAGLIESHPHDVQITKEAPNYSK
- a CDS encoding YaaC family protein — encoded protein: MNPDTINAYSFFLPYQSASFSQKFLRRVYEHQQIDEPNAKSYQNGYAFTYYLIHGQRFFEQTLMAPYEIKPLLLFYGTVQFCKACLLTVDQDYPKNATVLAHGVSTRKLKKQNFEFLHDTVLIQKKGLFSHMASMLFNRPLLEGRKYQMDELLHFFPELNSLHIKIREKPLCHSVTQLPEGTYQANPQLLTDLAMTKDRFFQYFGSFIDPIYRDKKERSEASIIPFKLKKGVSIQDVFLQDNKGICYLSSFRMEYPLLPELLVYYLILYNLSMITRYETEWWNDLFLQRSSNDLSFIQAIIDSAQTKIPFLVNQFLESKDPI